The genomic window ATGCCCTCATGATAGGCGGGCGCCCGCCGTCTCCGGCCGGTGCGGCGACCGCGATGCCGTGCGCCCGCCCGCGCGCCGGATCGCAACCTCGGCGACGACGAGATTGATGGCCCATCCGGCTCCCATCAGCACGGTGTACACGACAGGGCCCGGGGTGCCGATGAAGACGGTCCAGGGCAGGAGGACCAGCACCTGGGTACCCGCGCCGAGTCCGATCGCGTAGGCACGGGTCATCCAGGCGCGGTGCCTCGGCACGTCGCCGTGGCGGATCGCGACGACGGCCGCGACGATCGCGCCGATCATCGCGGTGGCGAGCACGAGCCGGATGGCAGACAGGCCCGGACCCGTCACCGAGGACGGCAGGTCGTAGAACAGCGTCATCCAGATCGCCGACAGCGCCGAGACGAGGCCTGCCGGTGCGGCGATGCGTCCCGCCCTCCGGTGCCACGCGCGTCGGCGCAGCGCGGGCGAGAACTGCAT from Microbacterium sp. ProA8 includes these protein-coding regions:
- a CDS encoding DUF2306 domain-containing protein, with the translated sequence MTSHTSRSRVTPADWLVPAGLIALSLVPIAAGAARVSQLAAGAAVTADNVRFFDSPIPVIAHIVGSSVYLLLGAMQFSPALRRRAWHRRAGRIAAPAGLVSALSAIWMTLFYDLPSSVTGPGLSAIRLVLATAMIGAIVAAVVAIRHGDVPRHRAWMTRAYAIGLGAGTQVLVLLPWTVFIGTPGPVVYTVLMGAGWAINLVVAEVAIRRAGGRTASRSPHRPETAGARLS